A genomic region of bacterium contains the following coding sequences:
- a CDS encoding glycosyltransferase family 2 protein, with the protein MTPGRAERVAAPSPVPNVTIRQPPLDVLILTRNEEDNLSRALASVAALAAAVWVVDSHSTDRTASIADAAGARVVTHDFTGYPAQRNWALRNLPFTGDWVLVLDADETVSPELAAELPAALAAAPPDLAGFYLKRRFIFLGRWLRHGGYYPVWLLRVMRHRVSRCEERAVDEHFVVEGRTARLRHDLLHEDRRPLSRWVERHDQYAALAAETLARAGERGAVAGRWTGTQAERKRWWYDRVYRRAPVGMRAVAYFLYRYLLRAGFLDGREGFLYHLMQGLWYRALIDAKLLELRRRAPRGHAGAPAVRAPDPAPEP; encoded by the coding sequence ATGACGCCGGGGCGGGCGGAGCGAGTCGCCGCACCGTCGCCGGTTCCGAACGTCACGATCCGCCAGCCTCCGCTCGACGTCCTGATCCTCACGCGGAACGAGGAGGACAATCTTTCGCGGGCGCTGGCGAGCGTCGCCGCCCTGGCCGCCGCGGTCTGGGTCGTGGATTCCCACAGTACCGACCGGACGGCGTCGATCGCGGACGCGGCCGGCGCGCGTGTCGTGACCCATGACTTCACGGGGTACCCCGCGCAGCGGAACTGGGCGCTTCGCAATCTGCCGTTTACGGGCGACTGGGTGCTGGTCCTCGACGCCGACGAAACCGTCAGCCCGGAGCTGGCCGCCGAGCTGCCCGCGGCGCTCGCGGCGGCCCCGCCGGACCTCGCGGGCTTCTACCTGAAGCGCCGCTTTATTTTCCTCGGCCGCTGGCTCCGACACGGCGGGTACTACCCGGTCTGGCTGCTGCGGGTCATGCGGCACCGCGTGTCCCGGTGCGAGGAGCGGGCGGTCGACGAGCATTTCGTCGTCGAGGGCCGCACCGCGCGGCTCCGGCACGATCTGCTGCACGAGGACCGCCGGCCGCTGTCGCGCTGGGTGGAACGCCACGATCAGTATGCCGCCCTCGCGGCGGAGACGCTCGCCCGGGCGGGTGAACGCGGCGCCGTCGCGGGACGGTGGACCGGGACGCAGGCGGAGCGCAAACGATGGTGGTACGATCGCGTGTACCGCCGCGCGCCCGTCGGGATGCGCGCCGTCGCCTATTTTCTCTACCGGTATCTCCTCCGGGCCGGCTTCCTCGACGGCCGCGAGGGGTTTCTCTATCACCTCATGCAGGGGTTGTGGTACCGTGCGCTGATCGACGCGAAGCTGTTGGAGCTGCGCCGCCGCGCGCCGCGCGGCCATGCCGGCGCCCCCGCCGTGCGGGCGCCGGATCCCGCGCCCGAACCATGA